In Fusobacterium canifelinum, a genomic segment contains:
- the recJ gene encoding single-stranded-DNA-specific exonuclease RecJ has translation MVKEKSTDELIKELLEKRDHESKNQIEKFINPDYSDFRNPFDFENMEAIVNKIISARENKEKIFIYGDYDVDGISGTAFLTKFFNEIGINADCYIPSRKETDYGVSKKSIDYFHKRKGKLVITVDTGYNTIEEVRYAKSLGIEVIVTDHHKTVKEKFDDEILYLNPKLSKSYKFQYLSGAGVAFKLAQGVCMSLDLDMEIIYKYLDIVMIGTIADVVPMKDENRLIIKKGLKIIKNTKVKGLSYLLNYLRLNKKTLTTTDVSYYISPLINSLGRVGISRMGADFFLKDDDFDLYNIIEEMKEQNKQRRALEKNIFDDAMRKIKNLKIPLEKLSVIFLSSPKWHPGVIGVVSSRLAIKFNIPVVLVAIEGDYGKASCRSVGDISIFNLLSDVKNLLERYGGHDLAAGFVIHKENIGKVKEYFIKAIPKMKLEYNKSKKDYEKNFDFELPIEELGDKAFEFMEKMGPFGSNNPHPLFFDRNLKLDDIKKFGVDYRHFNGIIYKDKVNYNAVGFELAEEISPDYMNKTYNIVYYPEKIILNDEEVTQIILKSIKENK, from the coding sequence ATGGTTAAAGAAAAGAGTACAGATGAATTAATAAAAGAATTACTTGAAAAAAGAGACCATGAAAGTAAAAATCAAATAGAAAAATTTATAAATCCTGATTATTCAGATTTTAGAAATCCTTTTGATTTTGAAAATATGGAAGCTATTGTCAATAAAATAATCTCTGCCAGAGAAAATAAAGAAAAAATATTTATCTATGGAGATTATGATGTTGATGGAATTAGTGGAACAGCATTTTTAACAAAATTCTTTAATGAAATTGGAATAAATGCTGATTGCTATATACCAAGTAGAAAAGAAACAGATTATGGAGTTTCAAAAAAAAGTATAGACTATTTTCATAAAAGAAAAGGAAAGTTAGTTATAACTGTTGATACAGGCTATAATACAATAGAAGAGGTAAGATATGCTAAAAGCTTAGGTATTGAAGTTATAGTTACAGACCATCATAAGACTGTAAAAGAAAAGTTTGATGATGAAATATTATATCTAAATCCTAAACTTAGTAAAAGTTACAAGTTTCAATACCTTTCAGGTGCTGGTGTAGCCTTTAAACTAGCACAGGGTGTATGTATGAGTTTAGACTTAGATATGGAAATAATCTATAAATACTTAGATATAGTAATGATAGGAACAATAGCAGATGTTGTACCTATGAAAGATGAAAATCGTTTGATAATAAAAAAAGGTTTGAAAATTATAAAGAACACTAAGGTTAAAGGACTATCTTATTTACTTAATTATCTAAGACTTAATAAGAAAACTTTGACAACAACAGATGTGAGTTACTACATCTCTCCTTTGATAAATTCTTTGGGGAGAGTGGGAATTTCAAGAATGGGAGCAGATTTCTTTCTCAAAGATGATGACTTTGATTTATATAATATAATTGAAGAAATGAAAGAGCAAAATAAGCAAAGAAGAGCTTTAGAAAAAAATATTTTTGATGATGCTATGAGAAAAATTAAAAATCTAAAAATCCCATTGGAAAAACTTTCAGTTATATTTTTATCATCACCTAAGTGGCATCCAGGAGTGATTGGGGTTGTTTCATCAAGGTTAGCTATAAAGTTTAATATCCCTGTTGTTTTAGTTGCAATAGAAGGAGATTATGGAAAAGCTTCTTGTAGAAGTGTTGGAGATATAAGTATATTTAACCTTTTATCAGATGTAAAAAATCTTTTAGAAAGATATGGAGGACATGATTTGGCAGCAGGTTTTGTTATCCATAAGGAAAATATAGGTAAAGTTAAGGAATATTTTATAAAAGCTATTCCAAAAATGAAATTAGAATATAATAAGAGTAAAAAAGATTATGAAAAGAATTTTGACTTTGAACTACCCATAGAAGAATTGGGAGATAAAGCATTTGAGTTTATGGAAAAAATGGGACCTTTTGGTTCAAATAATCCACATCCTTTGTTCTTTGATAGGAATTTAAAATTAGATGATATTAAAAAATTTGGAGTAGATTATAGACATTTTAATGGAATTATATATAAAGATAAGGTAAACTATAATGCTGTTGGTTTTGAGTTAGCAGAAGAGATAAGTCCTGACTATATGAATAAGACATATAATATAGTATACTATCCAGAGAAAATAATTTTAAATGATGAAGAAGTTACACAAATTATTTTAAAAAGCATAAAAGAAAATAAATAA
- the rbfA gene encoding 30S ribosome-binding factor RbfA, whose translation MKKQRLEGIGKEIMRVISKVLLEEVKNPKIKGLVSVTEVDVTEDLKFADTYFSILPPLNSDEKQYDHEEILEALNEIKGFLRKRVAEEVDIRYTPEIRVKLDNSMENAMKITKLLNDLKV comes from the coding sequence TTGAAAAAACAAAGGCTTGAAGGCATTGGAAAAGAAATTATGAGAGTAATATCTAAGGTTCTTCTTGAAGAAGTAAAAAATCCTAAAATCAAAGGTTTAGTTTCAGTTACAGAAGTTGATGTTACAGAAGATTTAAAATTTGCAGATACATATTTTAGTATTTTACCACCTTTAAACAGTGATGAAAAACAATATGATCATGAAGAAATTTTGGAAGCCTTAAATGAAATAAAAGGATTTTTAAGAAAAAGAGTTGCAGAAGAAGTAGATATAAGATATACTCCTGAAATAAGAGTTAAATTAGATAATTCTATGGAAAATGCTATGAAAATCACTAAACTTTTAAATGATTTGAAAGTTTAG
- the infB gene encoding translation initiation factor IF-2, producing the protein MNKRLKEGEYMKVRVHELAKKYDIKNKEFLEILKKDIGITVTSHLSNLDEDQVNKIDDYFAKMNMLKVETVEPVKVHKEKKEEKPIRKIIDEDESDEGEGHSQKNNKKAKFQQSKNKKNNNINFDEDGNSHKNKNKKKKGRRTDFVLKTVEATPDVVEEDGIKIIKFRGELTLGDFAEKLGVNSAEIIKKLFLKGQMLTINSPITLDMAEELAADYDVLVEEEQEVELDFGEKFDLEIEDKVADLKERPAVITIMGHVDHGKTSLLDAIRTTNVVGGEAGGITQKIGAYQVERDGKRITFIDTPGHEAFTDMRARGAQATDIAILVVAADDGVMPQTVEAISHAKVAKVPIIVAVNKIDKPEANPMKVKQELMEHGLVSAEWGGDVEFVEVSAKQRINLDGLLDTILITAEILELKGNTRKRAKGVVLESRLDPKIGPIADILVQEGTLKIGDVIVAGEVQGKVKALLNDKGERVNNATVSQPIEVIGFNNVPDAGDTMYVIQNEQHAKRIVEEVRKERKIQETTKKTISLESLSDQFKHEDLKELNLILRADSKGSVDALRDSLLKLSNDEVAVSIIQAASGAITESDIKLAEAAGAIIIGYNVRPTTKALKEAEASKVEIRTSGIIYHIIEDIEKALAGMLEPEYREEYLGRIEIKKVFKVSKIGNIAGCIVIDGKVRNDSNIRILRDNVVIYEGKLASLKRFKDDAKEVVAGQECGLGVENFNDIKDGDVVEAFEMVEVKRTLK; encoded by the coding sequence ATGAATAAAAGATTAAAGGAAGGTGAATATATGAAAGTAAGAGTTCATGAGTTAGCTAAGAAATATGATATAAAAAATAAAGAGTTCTTAGAAATATTGAAAAAAGATATAGGCATAACCGTTACATCTCACCTATCTAATTTAGATGAAGACCAAGTAAATAAAATAGATGATTATTTTGCAAAGATGAATATGCTTAAGGTAGAAACTGTTGAACCAGTAAAAGTTCATAAGGAAAAGAAAGAAGAAAAACCTATTAGAAAAATAATAGATGAAGATGAAAGTGATGAGGGGGAAGGCCACTCTCAAAAAAATAATAAAAAGGCAAAATTTCAACAATCAAAGAATAAAAAGAATAATAATATAAATTTTGATGAAGATGGAAATAGCCACAAAAACAAAAATAAAAAGAAAAAAGGGAGAAGAACAGACTTTGTCTTAAAGACTGTTGAAGCAACTCCTGATGTTGTTGAAGAAGATGGAATAAAAATTATTAAGTTCAGAGGAGAATTAACACTAGGAGATTTTGCAGAAAAATTAGGTGTTAATAGTGCTGAAATTATAAAAAAATTATTCTTAAAAGGGCAAATGTTAACAATAAACAGTCCCATAACTTTAGATATGGCAGAAGAATTAGCAGCTGACTATGATGTTTTAGTTGAAGAAGAACAAGAAGTTGAATTAGACTTTGGAGAAAAATTTGATCTAGAAATAGAAGATAAAGTAGCTGATTTAAAAGAAAGACCAGCTGTTATAACAATAATGGGGCATGTTGACCATGGAAAAACTTCACTTCTTGATGCTATTAGAACTACAAATGTTGTAGGTGGAGAGGCTGGAGGAATAACTCAAAAAATAGGTGCTTATCAAGTTGAAAGAGATGGAAAAAGAATAACTTTTATAGATACTCCTGGACACGAGGCTTTTACTGATATGAGAGCCAGAGGAGCACAGGCAACAGATATAGCAATATTAGTTGTTGCAGCAGATGATGGTGTAATGCCACAAACAGTTGAAGCAATATCTCATGCTAAGGTTGCAAAAGTTCCTATAATTGTTGCAGTAAATAAGATAGATAAACCTGAAGCAAATCCTATGAAAGTTAAACAAGAACTTATGGAACATGGTTTAGTTTCTGCGGAATGGGGTGGAGATGTTGAATTTGTTGAAGTTTCAGCAAAACAAAGAATAAATCTTGATGGATTATTAGATACTATACTTATAACAGCAGAAATTCTTGAATTAAAGGGAAATACTAGAAAAAGAGCTAAGGGAGTTGTTTTAGAGTCAAGACTTGACCCTAAAATAGGGCCAATAGCAGATATTTTAGTTCAAGAAGGAACATTAAAAATAGGAGATGTTATAGTTGCAGGTGAAGTTCAAGGTAAGGTAAAAGCACTTTTAAATGATAAAGGTGAAAGAGTAAATAATGCAACAGTATCTCAACCAATAGAAGTAATTGGATTTAATAATGTTCCAGATGCAGGGGATACTATGTATGTTATTCAAAATGAACAACATGCAAAGAGAATAGTTGAAGAAGTTAGAAAAGAAAGAAAAATTCAAGAAACAACAAAGAAAACTATATCTCTTGAAAGTTTATCAGACCAATTTAAACATGAGGACTTAAAAGAGTTAAACCTTATTTTAAGAGCAGATTCTAAAGGTTCTGTTGATGCTTTAAGAGATTCATTATTAAAACTATCTAATGATGAAGTGGCAGTTAGTATTATTCAAGCAGCATCTGGGGCTATAACAGAAAGTGATATTAAACTTGCAGAAGCAGCTGGAGCAATTATAATTGGATATAATGTAAGACCTACAACTAAGGCTTTAAAAGAGGCCGAAGCAAGTAAGGTTGAAATAAGAACTTCTGGAATAATCTATCATATAATAGAAGATATTGAAAAAGCACTTGCAGGAATGTTAGAGCCTGAATACAGAGAAGAATACCTTGGAAGAATAGAAATTAAAAAGGTATTTAAAGTATCCAAGATTGGGAATATTGCAGGTTGTATTGTAATAGATGGAAAAGTTAGAAATGATTCAAATATAAGAATACTTAGAGATAATGTTGTTATATATGAAGGAAAACTAGCTTCATTAAAGAGATTTAAAGATGATGCTAAAGAAGTTGTAGCAGGTCAAGAATGTGGACTTGGTGTTGAAAACTTCAATGATATAAAAGATGGAGATGTAGTAGAAGCATTTGAAATGGTAGAAGTAAAAAGAACACTAAAATAA
- a CDS encoding DUF448 domain-containing protein, whose amino-acid sequence MSNTHIPERTCVICRNKNEKSKLFRLAKVNETFYEFDKEQKKQSRAVYVCKSLNCLGKLAKHNKVKLDSQDLMSMLNIINKANKNYLNILNSMKNSGELVFGINLLFENIEHVHFIVMAQDISKKNEEKVLKRINELKIPYVVVGTMQELGKVFNKEEITVIGIKDKKMARGLIEE is encoded by the coding sequence ATGAGTAATACTCATATACCAGAAAGAACTTGTGTAATTTGTAGAAATAAGAATGAAAAATCTAAGCTATTTAGGCTTGCTAAAGTGAATGAAACTTTTTATGAGTTTGATAAGGAACAAAAAAAGCAGTCAAGAGCAGTATATGTCTGTAAATCACTTAATTGTTTAGGAAAATTAGCTAAGCATAATAAGGTAAAGCTTGATAGTCAAGATTTGATGTCTATGTTAAATATAATAAACAAGGCAAATAAAAATTATTTAAATATATTAAATTCAATGAAAAATTCAGGAGAATTAGTTTTTGGAATAAATTTACTTTTTGAAAATATTGAACATGTTCATTTTATAGTAATGGCACAGGATATTTCCAAAAAGAATGAAGAAAAAGTACTTAAAAGAATAAATGAATTAAAAATTCCTTATGTTGTAGTAGGAACTATGCAGGAATTAGGAAAAGTATTTAATAAAGAAGAAATAACAGTCATTGGAATAAAAGATAAGAAGATGGCAAGAGGATTAATAGAAGAATAA
- the nusA gene encoding transcription termination factor NusA, translated as MKAKDSKNFLEALDELEREKGISKESVLEAIELALLAAYKKNYGEDENVEVIVDRENGDIKVFASKIIVNADDLLDPNKEISLEDAKQIKKRIKVGDTLKFEVNCEDFRRNAVQNGKQIVIQKVREAEREHIFNKFKEREDSIVTGIIRRIDNRKNIFIEIDGIELILPPAEQSVSDIYRVGERIKVYILSVEKTNKFPKILISRKNEGLLKKLFEIEIPEITSGIIEIKSVAREAGSRAKVAVYSEVPNIDTVGACIGQRGARIKNIVDELNGERIDIVEWKPVVEEFVSAVLSPAVVADVTILEDGTARVLVEPSQLSLAIGKNGQNARLAARLTGMRVDIKVIDNETLKEEENE; from the coding sequence ATGAAGGCTAAGGATTCTAAAAACTTCTTAGAAGCGTTAGATGAGCTTGAAAGAGAAAAAGGAATTAGCAAAGAAAGTGTACTAGAAGCCATAGAGCTAGCACTTTTGGCAGCATACAAAAAGAACTATGGTGAAGATGAAAATGTTGAAGTTATAGTAGATAGAGAAAATGGAGATATAAAGGTTTTTGCAAGTAAAATTATTGTAAATGCTGATGACCTTTTAGATCCAAATAAAGAAATTTCTCTTGAAGATGCAAAACAAATAAAGAAAAGAATAAAAGTTGGAGATACTCTAAAATTTGAAGTAAATTGTGAAGATTTTAGAAGAAATGCAGTTCAAAATGGTAAACAAATAGTTATCCAAAAAGTTAGAGAAGCTGAAAGAGAACATATCTTTAACAAGTTTAAAGAAAGAGAAGACAGCATAGTAACAGGAATAATAAGAAGAATTGACAATAGAAAGAATATTTTTATTGAAATAGATGGAATAGAGTTAATACTTCCACCAGCTGAACAATCAGTTTCTGATATATATAGAGTCGGTGAAAGAATAAAAGTATATATTTTAAGTGTTGAGAAAACAAATAAGTTTCCAAAGATATTGATTTCAAGAAAGAATGAAGGACTTTTAAAGAAACTATTTGAAATAGAAATTCCAGAAATAACATCAGGAATAATTGAAATCAAATCAGTTGCAAGAGAAGCAGGTTCAAGAGCAAAGGTTGCAGTGTACTCAGAAGTACCTAATATTGACACAGTTGGAGCTTGTATAGGACAAAGAGGAGCAAGAATTAAAAATATTGTTGATGAGCTAAATGGAGAAAGAATAGATATAGTTGAATGGAAACCAGTGGTAGAAGAATTTGTTTCAGCAGTTCTTAGTCCAGCAGTTGTAGCAGATGTAACAATTTTAGAAGATGGAACAGCAAGAGTATTGGTTGAACCATCACAATTGTCATTAGCAATAGGTAAAAATGGTCAAAATGCAAGACTTGCAGCTAGATTAACAGGAATGAGAGTAGACATTAAAGTTATTGATAATGAAACTTTAAAAGAGGAAGAAAATGAGTAA